A genomic window from Ignavibacteriota bacterium includes:
- a CDS encoding integration host factor subunit beta, giving the protein MTKADIVDHIASGTGLTKVETEAVVDGFIQTVIEALKEGKNIEIRGFGSFKTKKRKGRVARNPRTGAQVMVDEHFVPIFKVSKELKGMVNDKLMKRQPTIVE; this is encoded by the coding sequence TTGACGAAAGCAGATATTGTTGACCATATCGCCTCCGGTACAGGACTTACAAAAGTTGAAACAGAAGCCGTCGTTGACGGATTTATTCAAACAGTCATTGAGGCGCTGAAGGAGGGAAAGAATATTGAGATTCGCGGCTTCGGAAGTTTTAAGACGAAGAAGCGGAAGGGGAGAGTTGCGCGAAATCCTCGCACAGGCGCACAGGTGATGGTTGATGAACATTTCGTTCCTATCTTTAAGGTTTCGAAAGAACTCAAAGGAATGGTCAACGATAAGTTGATGAAACGACAACCAACAATTGTTGAGTAA
- a CDS encoding zinc ribbon domain-containing protein encodes MTPKILCPSCSKEVALGDKFCSSCGTKLTWNESAAQSKESVNVEGGSLITCQMCGFENKQTSLYCESCGVPTGSEVAKQVESTKSKENVSATEKTPPLKSLQSWKITVAMAVIFIIVLVVLQSDEEKIEPAPRKVAPVQRQQPVIPQEMLQEVQALEEAVQQNPDDMQTQLRFANRLQDVRMFGRAVNEYQKYLVKNPTDPNARVDLGVSYFELSLLDSVKHHEYLMLAEKEMETALQHDPKHQMGYFNLGIVSLHMGNMDKAKNWFQQCATLDSTTETGQKAKMLIQQHSFNNPS; translated from the coding sequence ATGACACCCAAAATACTTTGTCCATCGTGCAGTAAAGAAGTCGCTCTCGGCGATAAGTTTTGCAGTTCATGCGGAACGAAACTTACATGGAACGAATCGGCTGCTCAGTCGAAAGAATCTGTTAATGTTGAAGGTGGTTCACTTATTACCTGTCAGATGTGCGGGTTTGAAAATAAACAAACATCCCTGTATTGCGAGAGTTGTGGAGTTCCAACTGGTTCGGAAGTAGCGAAGCAGGTTGAATCAACAAAATCAAAAGAGAACGTATCTGCAACGGAAAAAACTCCGCCACTGAAATCGTTGCAGAGTTGGAAAATTACTGTAGCGATGGCTGTGATTTTTATAATCGTGCTTGTCGTGCTTCAATCGGACGAAGAAAAAATTGAACCGGCGCCCAGGAAAGTGGCTCCGGTGCAAAGACAACAACCTGTTATTCCACAGGAGATGTTACAAGAAGTTCAGGCATTGGAAGAAGCGGTACAACAAAATCCGGATGACATGCAGACGCAGTTACGCTTTGCAAATCGTTTGCAGGATGTTCGGATGTTTGGTCGCGCAGTGAATGAATATCAAAAGTATTTAGTGAAAAATCCGACCGACCCAAATGCACGGGTTGACTTAGGTGTTTCATATTTTGAATTATCCTTACTTGATTCGGTCAAGCATCATGAGTATCTTATGCTTGCAGAGAAAGAGATGGAGACGGCATTGCAACATGACCCGAAACATCAAATGGGATATTTTAATTTAGGAATTGTTAGCCTGCACATGGGCAACATGGACAAAGCGAAAAACTGGTTCCAACAATGTGCAACCCTGGATTCGACAACGGAAACGGGACAGAAAGCAAAAATGTTAATTCAACAACACTCATTCAATAATCCATCATAG
- a CDS encoding DUF4160 domain-containing protein, with amino-acid sequence MPLISRFYGISIYIHFRDHQPPHFHAIYGEYEAMISIQDGKLLQGEMPERAMKLIREWSDEHRQELLSNWKDILNKKPYTKVDPLQ; translated from the coding sequence ATGCCACTCATTAGCCGATTCTATGGCATTTCGATTTATATCCATTTTCGTGACCATCAACCACCTCATTTTCATGCAATTTATGGAGAATATGAAGCGATGATTTCAATACAAGATGGGAAATTGTTACAGGGAGAAATGCCCGAACGAGCAATGAAGTTAATTCGTGAGTGGTCTGACGAGCATCGGCAAGAATTACTGTCTAACTGGAAAGATATTCTCAATAAAAAGCCATATACAAAAGTAGATCCATTACAGTAA
- a CDS encoding DUF2442 domain-containing protein — MKLHPTQVKALPNYLLWIKFNDGTEGTVSLSDIAGQGVFEPFTNQEFFRQVYIDKQSGAIAWNEELDIDSLSLYLEIKGLNFEEYLNQGEPEYATH, encoded by the coding sequence ATGAAACTACATCCTACTCAAGTAAAAGCATTACCAAATTATTTACTCTGGATTAAATTTAATGATGGTACTGAAGGAACTGTATCACTCAGTGATATTGCGGGACAAGGTGTTTTCGAACCATTTACAAATCAGGAATTCTTTAGACAGGTGTACATAGATAAACAATCTGGCGCTATCGCTTGGAATGAAGAATTAGATATTGATTCCTTGTCACTTTATTTGGAAATCAAGGGATTAAACTTTGAAGAATATCTGAATCAGGGAGAACCTGAGTATGCCACTCATTAG
- a CDS encoding HIT domain-containing protein: MNKLFSPWRSKYIESFSEPKKDSTACILCEAHLANLDDERLIVTRANHCFVLMNLYPYNSGHLMIVPYRHTADFSELTDNESLEIMSLLKKMMNALKKISNPDGFNIGSNLGKVAGAGIDQHIHFHIVPRWNGDTNFMPVLADTKLISEDMRETLRKLRNVL, encoded by the coding sequence ATGAACAAACTCTTCTCCCCATGGCGTTCAAAGTACATCGAGTCTTTCTCCGAGCCGAAGAAAGATTCGACTGCGTGTATTCTTTGTGAAGCACATCTGGCGAACCTTGATGATGAGCGATTGATTGTAACCCGGGCAAACCATTGCTTTGTACTGATGAATCTCTATCCGTACAACAGCGGACACCTTATGATTGTCCCGTATAGGCACACGGCTGATTTTTCCGAACTCACAGATAATGAATCACTCGAGATTATGTCTCTTCTGAAGAAGATGATGAACGCTCTTAAAAAAATCTCCAACCCCGATGGCTTCAACATCGGTTCCAATCTCGGAAAGGTTGCGGGCGCTGGAATTGACCAACATATCCATTTCCACATTGTTCCCCGATGGAATGGCGACACGAACTTCATGCCTGTGCTTGCCGATACAAAACTTATTTCTGAAGATATGAGGGAGACATTGAGGAAGTTGAGGAATGTATTGTAA
- a CDS encoding DUF948 domain-containing protein yields the protein MESLLVFMQVIALACVSVLSVYLIVTIIRVRDILKQIEQDIREISSKAIPVFENLEVITTRIKSVTANIEEQVEMVGQTIRSVKGISDNIVEFQQRIQQKVQEPIFEALNILSSIIRGIRGVVDRVRG from the coding sequence GTGGAATCACTTTTAGTCTTTATGCAGGTAATTGCATTGGCGTGTGTTTCTGTCCTCAGTGTGTATTTGATTGTCACCATCATTCGTGTGCGTGATATTCTCAAACAAATTGAGCAGGACATACGCGAAATCAGTTCAAAGGCAATACCTGTGTTTGAAAATCTTGAAGTCATCACGACGCGAATAAAAAGTGTCACTGCCAACATCGAAGAACAGGTCGAGATGGTAGGACAAACAATTCGCTCAGTGAAAGGCATCTCAGATAACATCGTTGAGTTTCAACAACGAATACAACAAAAAGTACAAGAACCGATTTTTGAAGCGTTGAATATTCTCTCTTCAATTATCAGAGGAATACGAGGAGTCGTTGACCGTGTCCGGGGATAA
- a CDS encoding TerC/Alx family metal homeostasis membrane protein, with the protein MENIILFPFADYWHFYAGFTAFVLVMLAIDLGVFHRDAHEVSFKESLTWSVVWISFALIFNVLLYYFSQGIFESDARLTTLPGFNSELAAKQVALEFLTGFIVEKTLAIDNIFVFVVVFSFFAIPLKYQHRVLFFGIIGALIFRILFIAMGSILLSYQWIVVFFGIFLILTGGKIIFAPEKPIEPEKNPIINLFTKIFPVTPTIEGQKFFLRREQVLYATPLMVALLFIEVSDIIFAVDSVPAIFAITNEPLIVFTSNVFAILGLRAMYFMLAGVIHKFQYIKYGLGLVLVFVGLKMAWLNEAFGGKFPISWSLIIIIALIGSSIIYSLIKKKEK; encoded by the coding sequence ATGGAAAATATAATACTCTTCCCGTTTGCAGATTATTGGCACTTCTATGCAGGTTTTACAGCATTTGTTCTTGTTATGCTGGCGATAGATTTGGGTGTCTTTCACAGAGATGCGCATGAGGTTTCATTTAAAGAATCACTCACTTGGAGTGTTGTTTGGATTTCTTTTGCTCTCATATTCAACGTACTCCTGTACTATTTTTCTCAAGGAATATTTGAATCGGATGCCCGACTGACTACGCTCCCAGGATTCAATTCCGAACTTGCTGCTAAACAAGTTGCACTTGAGTTTCTCACCGGATTCATAGTAGAAAAAACGTTAGCTATTGATAATATCTTTGTCTTTGTTGTTGTCTTCAGTTTCTTCGCTATACCGTTAAAATATCAGCACAGGGTTTTATTTTTTGGTATCATAGGAGCTCTGATATTCCGAATTCTCTTTATTGCAATGGGTTCGATTCTTCTTTCGTACCAATGGATTGTTGTTTTCTTTGGTATCTTTCTGATTTTGACTGGCGGAAAAATCATTTTCGCACCGGAAAAACCAATCGAACCTGAAAAAAATCCAATAATCAATCTCTTTACAAAAATTTTCCCTGTAACACCAACTATCGAAGGGCAAAAATTTTTCTTAAGAAGGGAGCAAGTATTGTATGCCACTCCTTTAATGGTAGCGCTTCTCTTTATCGAAGTTTCCGACATTATTTTTGCCGTTGATTCAGTTCCTGCAATTTTTGCAATCACGAACGAACCTTTGATTGTCTTTACCTCAAACGTATTTGCTATACTCGGTTTACGGGCGATGTATTTTATGTTAGCAGGAGTAATACATAAATTTCAATACATCAAGTATGGTTTGGGCCTCGTACTTGTTTTCGTTGGTTTAAAAATGGCTTGGTTAAACGAAGCATTTGGTGGAAAATTTCCAATTAGTTGGTCTCTTATTATCATCATTGCCCTGATTGGCTCATCAATCATTTATTCATTAATAAAAAAGAAAGAAAAATAA
- a CDS encoding FkbM family methyltransferase, which yields MIDSVSDYWYIHKNIFHKQIEYALYLNKHLLKPIEYPNLVRLGEKGDGGYVIPGDQITECDVVVSLGLSDDWSFDKEYRMKNPAVKIIGVDHSIGRWWFLRRILIYAWKVFLYGLLFNGEKRKKYLQRIHRYKEYFTFFQRPNIHIRKRVSTLRNATDIRLSDIVDMCPEKKSGHDIFLKMDIEGSEYEIAQDIVNAQHRIRCIAGEFHDLDTRTKEFNECMLGLTKHFYVVHIHGNNGATYDVQNDFPSVVEITFINKNVVGNDCSHSTALLPREGLDYPNNPAVPDYSIRFG from the coding sequence ATGATTGATAGTGTGAGTGATTATTGGTACATTCACAAAAATATTTTTCACAAGCAGATTGAGTACGCATTGTATCTGAATAAACACCTTTTGAAACCCATCGAATATCCGAACCTTGTCCGTTTAGGCGAGAAAGGAGATGGCGGATATGTCATTCCCGGAGACCAAATCACGGAGTGCGATGTCGTAGTCTCGCTGGGTCTCTCCGATGATTGGAGTTTTGACAAAGAGTACCGGATGAAAAATCCTGCTGTGAAAATTATCGGCGTTGACCATAGCATCGGGCGATGGTGGTTTCTCCGGAGAATCCTTATTTATGCATGGAAAGTGTTCCTGTACGGTCTCCTCTTCAATGGTGAGAAGAGGAAAAAATATCTTCAGCGGATTCACCGGTACAAAGAATATTTTACATTCTTTCAACGTCCGAATATTCATATCAGGAAAAGAGTGTCAACCCTCCGTAACGCAACGGATATTCGGTTGAGCGATATTGTTGATATGTGCCCGGAGAAGAAATCAGGGCATGATATATTTTTGAAGATGGATATTGAAGGCTCGGAGTATGAAATTGCACAGGATATTGTGAATGCACAGCATCGCATCCGGTGCATTGCGGGGGAGTTTCATGACCTCGATACAAGAACAAAAGAGTTCAATGAGTGTATGCTCGGTTTAACGAAGCATTTTTATGTCGTTCATATTCATGGAAACAACGGAGCGACGTATGATGTGCAGAATGATTTTCCCTCTGTGGTGGAGATAACGTTTATCAATAAAAATGTTGTGGGGAACGATTGTTCACACAGTACCGCCCTGCTACCGAGAGAAGGACTTGATTATCCTAACAATCCTGCAGTCCCGGATTATTCAATTCGATTCGGGTAA
- a CDS encoding AAA family ATPase, translating into MKYKKFIIENYRGITDRIEINVEKKSLLPIIGINECGKTTILNAIYAFDYMNDWQNKTFSHLTDIMNLYKVSSGICSISAVVNVTKAELKESMKSKLQLTDTNADEKLKRFYDTKEFEITITRKLVYQNNQLSSFYEFYPKLSLKNPSEENDFCKELILKLPYILYFDDFREIFPDIIEITSENQNVGWLPIIQELFIQTDESYSVYDLKNLEERRRKSILAQVKRKLNATLTAQWSNFRLENKDALEIDIDFKIENKVTPVIKEIRQGNNVVKQRHDQEIEKYFLKFDLIERDSNGIEHYFYIKNRSKGFYWFFNFVMKLEFNPDKAGDLNNAIYLLDEPGSYLHPYAQTKLCKKLKELSNENIVIYCTHSHYLLNPETIPLNNIHVVNKNELGDIVINLFHQYQNQKSKGVETAFQTINEALFLKPFDIDINNKKIMIVEGIYDYYAYSLFNHSKEFSILPGKGSESLINFISLMIAFEVDFRVLWDNDSSGNISYEKAKTFFGDEMANKHFFLLPSKNGKKRILQDLFEPIDLSMINNALQLNDKVSFEKKISSLFFDESKNEIVKKISQKTKDNFNNVFRSVIY; encoded by the coding sequence ATGAAATATAAAAAATTCATTATAGAAAATTATCGAGGTATAACTGATAGAATAGAAATTAATGTAGAAAAAAAATCATTACTACCTATCATTGGGATTAATGAATGCGGTAAAACAACAATCCTCAATGCCATTTATGCTTTTGATTATATGAATGATTGGCAAAATAAAACGTTTTCACACCTAACCGATATCATGAATCTCTATAAAGTTTCTAGCGGCATTTGTAGTATATCAGCAGTAGTGAATGTTACCAAGGCAGAATTGAAGGAATCGATGAAAAGTAAACTACAACTTACCGATACAAATGCTGATGAAAAGCTTAAGAGATTTTATGATACTAAGGAGTTTGAAATCACAATTACTCGAAAATTAGTTTATCAAAACAATCAATTATCAAGTTTTTATGAGTTCTACCCTAAACTATCCCTGAAAAATCCAAGTGAGGAGAATGATTTTTGTAAAGAACTAATTCTAAAACTACCCTACATACTTTATTTCGATGACTTCAGAGAGATATTTCCCGATATAATAGAAATTACCAGTGAGAATCAAAATGTAGGATGGCTTCCTATAATACAAGAATTATTTATTCAGACTGATGAAAGTTATTCAGTTTATGATTTAAAAAATTTAGAAGAGAGGAGAAGAAAATCCATTCTTGCACAAGTCAAGAGAAAATTGAATGCAACGTTGACAGCACAATGGTCAAATTTTAGATTAGAAAATAAAGACGCTCTTGAAATCGATATAGATTTTAAGATTGAAAATAAAGTTACTCCTGTAATAAAAGAAATTAGGCAAGGCAATAATGTTGTAAAGCAAAGACATGATCAAGAAATCGAAAAATATTTTTTAAAATTCGATCTTATAGAAAGGGATTCCAATGGGATAGAACATTATTTTTATATAAAAAATAGAAGTAAAGGATTTTATTGGTTTTTTAATTTTGTTATGAAATTAGAATTCAATCCTGATAAAGCTGGTGATCTTAATAATGCAATATATTTACTTGATGAGCCTGGATCTTATTTACACCCATATGCACAGACTAAACTTTGTAAAAAATTAAAAGAGCTATCCAATGAGAATATAGTTATTTATTGTACACATTCTCATTATCTGCTAAATCCAGAAACAATACCACTAAATAATATTCATGTTGTTAACAAAAATGAATTAGGTGACATTGTAATAAATCTGTTCCATCAATATCAAAATCAAAAGAGTAAGGGTGTTGAAACAGCATTTCAAACTATTAATGAGGCACTATTTTTAAAACCTTTTGATATTGATATTAATAATAAAAAAATAATGATTGTAGAGGGTATTTATGACTACTATGCGTATTCATTATTTAATCACAGCAAGGAATTCAGCATTTTACCGGGAAAGGGATCTGAGTCGTTGATAAACTTCATTTCATTAATGATAGCATTTGAAGTTGATTTCCGTGTTCTTTGGGATAACGATTCATCGGGAAATATAAGTTATGAAAAAGCAAAAACATTTTTTGGTGATGAAATGGCAAACAAGCATTTCTTCTTATTACCATCTAAAAATGGAAAGAAAAGAATACTACAAGATTTATTTGAGCCAATCGATTTAAGCATGATTAATAATGCACTACAACTAAATGATAAAGTATCTTTTGAAAAAAAGATATCGTCTCTTTTTTTCGATGAAAGCAAAAATGAAATTGTTAAAAAGATATCTCAAAAAACAAAAGATAATTTCAACAATGTGTTTAGGTCAGTCATTTATTAA
- a CDS encoding YtxH domain-containing protein — protein MAEENNGMAKGLMIGFLSGAVVGAIVALLYAPKSGKELRREIKEKAGDLKDEVAEKLHLARTKAADIINEGKRRSDQIINDAKEQASHLLDDADKLISTAKVRAEEEAKKVNVAFRAGVDSYKKESN, from the coding sequence ATGGCTGAAGAAAACAATGGAATGGCAAAAGGCTTAATGATTGGTTTTCTCTCCGGCGCGGTTGTAGGAGCGATTGTTGCGCTTCTCTATGCACCGAAGAGCGGAAAAGAATTACGCCGCGAAATCAAAGAAAAAGCCGGCGATCTGAAAGATGAAGTTGCCGAAAAACTTCACCTCGCACGAACGAAAGCGGCTGATATTATCAACGAAGGAAAGCGTCGTTCGGACCAAATCATCAACGACGCAAAAGAACAGGCAAGTCACTTGCTCGATGATGCAGATAAGTTGATTTCGACTGCAAAAGTTCGGGCAGAAGAAGAAGCGAAAAAAGTCAACGTTGCATTTCGTGCCGGAGTTGATTCATATAAAAAAGAAAGTAATTAA
- a CDS encoding zf-TFIIB domain-containing protein, with amino-acid sequence MKCPVCNVDLLLSEKQGIEIDYCPKCRGIWLDRGELEKILERSSEIEFGPKKNEDNFRERRYNDNDDDKFQSTEYYKRRKKSFLGELFDFD; translated from the coding sequence ATGAAATGTCCTGTCTGTAACGTTGATTTATTACTGAGTGAAAAACAAGGAATTGAAATAGATTACTGTCCGAAATGCCGTGGGATTTGGTTGGACAGGGGAGAACTTGAAAAAATCCTTGAACGTTCATCCGAAATTGAGTTTGGACCGAAGAAAAATGAGGATAATTTTCGCGAGAGACGTTATAACGATAATGATGATGATAAATTCCAATCCACTGAATATTACAAACGGAGGAAAAAATCTTTCCTTGGAGAGTTGTTTGATTTTGATTAA
- the fusA gene encoding elongation factor G, translating into MKEYNAEHIRNIALIGHAGAGKTTLAEALLFTSGTINRLGKIEEGNTVSDYHHDEIERQNSINASLLTCEWKGTKINMLDTPGYVDFTGEVKCCLRVADTAVVLLKAVEGIEVGTEIVWKYTKEYNNGVVLVINKLENENADFDKVLKMAEERLSHDVIPVQFPATQGLTFESIIDVLKMKMLKYERNGKGKYTEADIPADLKAKAEKMKEQLIEKIAETDETLMNKFFENGALTAEELAQGLRSGIRLRKLFPIFCTAGSHNIGTASLLDFVVDSCSAPNEMPSVLGELPGSTAEAKKETQIVCNPSAEPVMFVFKTVSEQHVGELSYFRVYSGTISPGLDLVNNNNGKSERMAQLYIMNGKERKEIAKLFAGDIAAVVKLKDTHTNNTLSNKSLSVKLQTVKFPEPIISMAIVSKTKGDEDKIATGLHSLHEEDPTFIMSVDAELHQTVLSGQGEQHLTTVIKRLKTKFGVEVELAEPKIPYRETVRGRAAEVEYKHKKQSGGRGQYGHVVIKIEPLVRGSGFEFEDAIVGGVVPGRFIPAVEKGVKEAMEGGVIAGYKVVDVKVTLFYGSYHDVDSDEHSFKIAGRMAFKKGFVEAKPILLEPIYEIEVTVPEEYMGDVMGDISSRRGKILGMDSDGSHQIIKASVPLKELFRYSTNLRSMTQGRGIHKQKFDHYEQVPAEITEKIIAEYQKHKIEGEE; encoded by the coding sequence ATGAAAGAATATAATGCAGAACACATTCGTAATATCGCTTTAATTGGTCATGCCGGAGCAGGTAAAACTACGCTTGCCGAGGCGCTTCTTTTTACTTCCGGAACTATTAACCGGCTTGGAAAAATTGAAGAAGGAAATACTGTTTCCGATTATCATCACGACGAAATTGAGCGACAGAACTCCATCAACGCATCCTTATTGACATGCGAATGGAAAGGTACAAAAATCAACATGCTCGATACACCCGGCTATGTGGATTTCACAGGAGAAGTAAAATGTTGTCTTCGTGTTGCCGATACCGCTGTTGTGTTATTGAAGGCAGTGGAAGGAATCGAAGTAGGAACGGAAATCGTTTGGAAGTACACCAAGGAATATAACAACGGTGTCGTTCTTGTTATCAACAAATTAGAAAATGAAAATGCGGACTTCGATAAAGTCCTGAAAATGGCGGAAGAACGTTTATCGCACGATGTTATCCCGGTACAATTTCCGGCAACTCAAGGATTGACATTCGAATCAATAATTGATGTATTGAAAATGAAGATGTTGAAATACGAGCGGAACGGGAAAGGAAAATATACCGAAGCAGACATTCCTGCCGATTTGAAAGCAAAGGCAGAGAAAATGAAGGAGCAATTAATCGAAAAGATTGCTGAAACCGATGAAACATTAATGAATAAGTTTTTTGAAAACGGCGCTCTGACAGCAGAAGAATTAGCACAGGGATTGCGCTCCGGTATCCGCCTGAGAAAACTTTTCCCGATATTCTGTACCGCAGGTTCACATAATATCGGAACAGCATCGTTGCTTGATTTTGTTGTTGATTCTTGTTCAGCGCCGAACGAAATGCCGTCGGTCTTGGGTGAACTTCCCGGCTCGACAGCGGAAGCAAAAAAAGAGACCCAAATTGTCTGCAATCCTTCGGCAGAACCGGTGATGTTTGTTTTCAAAACCGTCTCCGAGCAACATGTCGGTGAACTGTCATATTTCCGTGTCTATTCAGGCACAATTTCTCCCGGTTTGGATTTAGTCAACAACAATAACGGAAAATCCGAACGCATGGCACAGTTGTACATCATGAACGGGAAGGAGAGAAAAGAAATTGCCAAGTTATTTGCCGGTGATATCGCCGCAGTCGTGAAACTGAAAGACACGCATACAAACAATACGTTAAGTAACAAATCACTTTCGGTAAAACTTCAGACAGTGAAGTTTCCTGAGCCGATTATCAGTATGGCAATTGTCTCAAAGACAAAAGGCGACGAGGATAAGATTGCAACCGGACTTCACTCATTGCATGAAGAAGACCCGACATTCATTATGAGTGTTGATGCCGAACTTCATCAGACGGTGTTAAGCGGACAGGGAGAACAACACCTGACGACCGTCATCAAGAGATTGAAAACAAAGTTCGGAGTCGAAGTAGAACTTGCCGAGCCGAAAATTCCGTACAGGGAAACAGTACGCGGCAGAGCGGCAGAAGTTGAGTACAAGCATAAGAAACAATCGGGTGGCAGAGGACAATACGGACACGTAGTTATTAAAATTGAACCGCTTGTTCGTGGTTCGGGATTTGAATTTGAAGATGCAATTGTCGGTGGTGTCGTTCCCGGACGATTTATTCCAGCGGTGGAAAAAGGTGTTAAAGAGGCAATGGAAGGAGGAGTCATCGCAGGATATAAAGTCGTTGATGTGAAAGTGACCCTGTTCTATGGCTCATACCACGATGTGGATTCGGACGAACATTCATTCAAGATTGCCGGACGTATGGCGTTCAAAAAGGGATTTGTCGAAGCTAAGCCCATCCTCCTTGAACCGATTTATGAAATCGAAGTAACCGTTCCCGAAGAATACATGGGAGACGTTATGGGCGATATTTCAAGTCGCCGTGGAAAAATTCTCGGAATGGATTCCGACGGTTCTCATCAAATCATCAAAGCATCCGTTCCGTTGAAGGAACTCTTCCGATACTCAACCAATCTCCGTTCCATGACGCAAGGACGTGGCATTCACAAACAAAAGTTCGACCACTACGAGCAAGTCCCGGCTGAAATCACCGAGAAGATTATTGCCGAGTATCAGAAACATAAGATTGAAGGAGAGGAATAA
- the sppA gene encoding signal peptide peptidase SppA: protein MNKSTKIFLFVLLGLGLLTTVSVLMFWLMLKSVDRKEEIVFHGSGEKIAVVEIKGVILDSEEIVRQLKKFHEDRSIQAILLRIDSPGGGVAASQEIYEEVRKIRETGKIVVVSMSSLAASGGYYVACGANKIVANKGTLTGSIGVISQFMQFDSLMGKIGITMNTIKSGKMKDAGNPFRKMTADDKEYFQSLMDDVHKQFIGVVEDERGIEHDTLVKYADGRVFTGEQALELGLVDTLGTFEDAVGIAAELAGISGEPSIVKEAKKKTTLFDLLMNDAEVPEFTDLKNQILHQPILQYRIPQGF from the coding sequence GTGAATAAATCAACAAAAATATTTCTCTTTGTCCTGCTCGGACTTGGACTGTTAACTACGGTTTCCGTCCTTATGTTTTGGCTGATGCTGAAAAGCGTTGACCGAAAAGAGGAAATCGTGTTTCATGGTTCGGGGGAAAAGATTGCAGTGGTCGAGATAAAGGGTGTGATTCTTGATTCGGAGGAGATTGTTCGTCAACTCAAGAAGTTTCATGAAGACCGTTCGATTCAGGCAATTTTATTACGCATAGATTCTCCCGGCGGCGGTGTTGCGGCAAGTCAGGAAATTTATGAGGAAGTGAGGAAGATTCGTGAGACAGGGAAGATTGTTGTGGTGAGCATGAGTTCGCTTGCGGCGAGCGGCGGATATTATGTTGCTTGCGGGGCAAATAAAATTGTAGCAAATAAGGGAACGTTGACCGGTTCAATCGGTGTCATTTCTCAGTTCATGCAGTTCGATTCGTTGATGGGAAAAATCGGAATCACGATGAACACAATCAAGAGCGGGAAGATGAAGGATGCAGGAAATCCTTTTAGAAAAATGACTGCTGATGATAAAGAATATTTTCAAAGTTTGATGGATGATGTTCATAAACAATTCATTGGCGTCGTTGAAGATGAACGGGGAATTGAACATGATACGTTGGTGAAGTATGCCGACGGAAGAGTATTCACCGGAGAGCAGGCATTGGAATTGGGATTGGTTGATACGCTCGGAACGTTTGAAGATGCTGTCGGTATTGCCGCTGAACTTGCAGGCATCAGCGGTGAACCATCAATTGTGAAAGAAGCAAAAAAGAAAACCACATTGTTCGATTTACTTATGAACGATGCAGAGGTTCCTGAGTTTACCGATTTGAAAAATCAGATACTGCATCAACCGATTTTGCAATACAGAATACCACAAGGATTTTAA